Proteins encoded in a region of the Gallalistipes aquisgranensis genome:
- a CDS encoding AsmA family protein — protein sequence MKKALKITGIVIGVLLLILIVVPIALRGKIDQIVKKEAASMLDARLDFDRLGISLIRHFPHASLDLKGLTLVGTEPFAEDTLVSAGRISVVVNLMSLFGDSGFEVTRLVLSRPSVTALKLADGRVNWNIVKESGGETPADTAVSEPSSFKLSMKDVRIDGGKIVFVDDSSKTAFSTDRLDLRLSGNMAADRSGLNLTMVTRNLRFMTGNTAWVRDAEVETEINLDADFENGKYTLQKNRVRLNAIELGLDGWVALDGDAVDMDLKLNTSEVRFKDILSLIPAFYMKDFEDLTASGDLTFAASAAGRYEGDCLPKIDAVLAVEKGAFKYASLPLGVDDIRLNASVFNPGGSADRTELRISDFSARVGQTNNLLLSLSVTTPVSDPAFDGKVTGAFDLGVVKDVYPLGDSVSLGGRITAGIEMAGRMSDVEKKRYEKLRGEGNVALQNMVFRTPELPEVKVAEAVASVTPAAMKLARLDVTVGRSDLVAQGELSNYLPYVLRGEMLAGRLSVSSDLLDLNQLLGNSASETPEEGAVPADTAALSAFEVPKNLDLALNTSFKKILFQKMTITDLTGDVTVKDGTAKLGRLNMNALGGSIRTSGSYSTAQNPKSPELTLDVNVDKASFSRTFEELDMVKKFVPVFEKTGGNYSMTLDMTARMDEHMEPVLNSVAARGVLESSDIHVQNIKAFDRLAAVLKDDRLKKIEAKDVKISFTIADGRIETSPFDLKLGNVGLNLSGSTGLDQTIDYVASVALPSGTAGGYLNKVNVNIGGTFSSPEISLGVKEMAQDAVKQALGGALGKLTGGKSAVSTEGAADQAEKLRADAKAAGDELIEAAKQQGDKLVEQAKNPLAKIAAKKSAEALVKAAEQQARKLSEEAEARIAGTGAAE from the coding sequence ATGAAAAAGGCTTTGAAAATAACGGGGATCGTGATAGGCGTTCTGTTGCTGATCCTGATCGTGGTGCCGATCGCCCTGCGCGGGAAGATCGACCAGATCGTCAAGAAGGAGGCGGCTTCCATGCTCGATGCCCGGCTTGATTTCGATCGGTTGGGGATCAGTCTGATCCGCCATTTTCCGCATGCCTCGCTCGATCTGAAGGGGCTGACGCTGGTGGGGACGGAACCTTTCGCGGAAGACACGCTGGTGAGCGCCGGCCGGATTTCGGTGGTGGTGAACCTGATGTCCCTGTTCGGGGATTCGGGCTTCGAGGTGACCCGCCTGGTGCTCTCCCGACCTTCGGTGACGGCCCTCAAGCTGGCGGACGGCCGGGTGAACTGGAATATCGTAAAGGAGAGCGGCGGGGAGACGCCGGCCGATACGGCCGTGTCGGAGCCTTCGTCGTTCAAGCTGTCGATGAAGGATGTACGGATCGACGGGGGAAAGATCGTTTTCGTGGACGACTCTTCGAAAACGGCTTTTTCGACCGACCGTCTCGACCTGCGCCTGAGCGGGAACATGGCGGCCGACCGGAGCGGACTGAATCTGACGATGGTGACCCGGAACCTGCGTTTCATGACAGGAAACACCGCGTGGGTGCGTGATGCGGAGGTGGAGACGGAGATCAATCTCGACGCCGATTTCGAAAACGGCAAATACACCCTGCAGAAAAACCGTGTCCGCCTCAATGCGATCGAACTGGGGCTGGACGGCTGGGTGGCCCTCGACGGGGATGCCGTCGATATGGACCTGAAACTGAATACGTCGGAAGTCCGGTTCAAGGATATTCTCTCGTTGATCCCGGCATTCTACATGAAGGATTTCGAGGATCTTACCGCTTCGGGCGATCTGACGTTCGCCGCCTCGGCCGCGGGACGTTACGAAGGGGACTGCCTGCCCAAGATCGACGCCGTGCTGGCTGTGGAAAAAGGTGCCTTCAAATACGCTTCGCTGCCGCTGGGCGTGGACGATATCCGGCTGAATGCATCGGTGTTCAACCCGGGAGGCAGTGCCGATCGGACGGAGCTGAGGATATCCGACTTTTCGGCCCGGGTAGGGCAGACGAACAACCTGCTGCTGTCGTTGTCCGTGACCACTCCCGTGAGCGATCCGGCGTTCGACGGAAAGGTGACGGGGGCGTTCGATCTGGGCGTGGTTAAGGATGTCTATCCGTTGGGCGATTCGGTTTCGCTCGGGGGACGTATCACGGCCGGTATCGAAATGGCCGGACGGATGTCCGACGTGGAGAAAAAACGATATGAAAAGCTGAGGGGCGAAGGGAACGTCGCTCTGCAGAATATGGTGTTCCGCACTCCGGAGCTGCCCGAGGTGAAGGTCGCCGAGGCGGTGGCCTCCGTAACGCCGGCGGCCATGAAGCTGGCCCGGCTCGACGTAACGGTCGGACGGAGCGATCTGGTGGCGCAGGGGGAACTCTCCAACTACCTGCCTTATGTCCTGCGGGGAGAGATGCTGGCCGGCCGGCTTTCGGTCTCTTCGGATCTGCTCGACCTGAACCAGCTGCTCGGGAACTCTGCGTCTGAAACCCCGGAGGAAGGGGCCGTGCCGGCCGATACGGCCGCGCTGAGTGCATTCGAAGTGCCGAAGAACCTCGATCTGGCGCTGAACACTTCATTCAAAAAGATTCTGTTCCAGAAGATGACGATTACCGATCTGACGGGCGATGTCACGGTGAAGGACGGAACGGCGAAACTCGGGCGGCTGAATATGAATGCGCTGGGCGGTTCGATCCGTACGTCCGGTTCCTATTCCACGGCACAGAATCCGAAGAGTCCGGAACTGACCCTCGACGTAAATGTCGACAAGGCTTCGTTCTCCCGCACCTTCGAAGAGCTGGACATGGTGAAGAAGTTCGTGCCGGTTTTCGAGAAGACGGGCGGCAACTATTCGATGACCCTCGACATGACGGCCCGTATGGACGAGCATATGGAACCCGTCCTGAACTCCGTGGCGGCCCGGGGTGTGTTGGAATCGTCGGATATTCATGTGCAGAACATAAAGGCGTTCGATCGGCTGGCTGCCGTGCTGAAGGACGACCGGCTGAAAAAAATCGAGGCGAAAGACGTGAAAATCTCCTTTACGATTGCGGACGGACGTATCGAAACCTCGCCGTTCGATCTGAAACTGGGAAATGTCGGGTTGAACCTTTCCGGTTCCACGGGGCTCGATCAGACGATCGACTATGTCGCTTCCGTGGCTCTTCCCTCGGGTACGGCCGGAGGGTATCTCAATAAGGTGAATGTGAATATCGGAGGCACCTTCTCGTCGCCCGAAATCTCCCTCGGAGTGAAGGAGATGGCGCAGGACGCCGTGAAGCAGGCGCTCGGAGGTGCACTCGGCAAGCTGACCGGCGGAAAGAGCGCCGTTTCGACGGAAGGTGCGGCCGACCAGGCCGAAAAGTTGAGGGCCGACGCGAAGGCGGCCGGCGACGAACTGATCGAAGCGGCGAAACAGCAGGGCGACAAGCTGGTCGAACAGGCGAAGAATCCGCTGGCCAAGATTGCGGCCAAAAAGAGTGCCGAGGCTTTGGTAAAAGCTGCCGAGCAACAGGCTCGGAAACTCAGCGAGGAGGCGGAGGCCAGGATCGCGGGAACGGGTGCCGCCGAGTGA